From the Thermus brockianus genome, the window GGCGATCATGCGGCAAGGGGCACACCACTCCGCCCAGAAGTCCACGAGAACCAAGGGGTGACCGCCTAAGAGCTCGTCAAAGTTCTGGTCGGTGACCTCGAGGGGCTTCGCCATACCCCCCTACTCTACGGCAAACCCCCGGAGGGATAAACCCCCCGGGGTCCCTTTCGGGCGCTAGCGCTTTTTGCGGCCGCCCTTCTTGCCCTTCCCGCCGCCGAACCCCCCGGTGCCCCGGAGGAAGCTCTTGAGCTTGTTCTCAAACTCCGGGGACTGCTTGGGGAGCCGCCGGGGCCGGGGGGGCGGCGCCCCCTCGGGGGCCGGGGTCAGGTCCTTGATGGAAAGGTCCAGCCGCCCCTTGGCGTCCCGGCCCTTCACCATCACCTGCACGATATCCCCCTCGTTGAGGAAGTCCCGGACGTTCTTCACGAACTCGTGGGCGATCTGGGAGATGTGCACGAGCCCCTGCTCCCCACCCGGGAGCTCCACAAAGGCGCCAAAATCCGTTACCCGCACCACGCGGCCTTCCACGATGCTTCCCGCTTCTAGCTCCACTTTCCTTCTCCTCGCGCGGTCTTGCCCGCGATGCCCCCACTATAGCACAAGGAGCGAAACCCCGGAGGCGTCAAGGGCCGCCAAGAGCTCGGCGAAGCGCACCCCCAAGGTGGGGTGCCGTCCCTCGGGGAGGAGGTCCACCAGGGGCACCAAGACGAAGGCCCGCTCGTGGAGGCGCGGGTGGGGCACCTGAAGCCCTTCTTCCTCCAGGACCAGGTCCCCATAGAGGAGGAGGTCCAGGTCAATGGTCCTCGGACCCCAGCGTTCCTTGCGCTCCCGGCCCAGGGCCTTTTCCACCTCCAGGAGGGCCTGGAGGAGCTCCCTTGGGCCGAGGCCCGTGTCCAGCTCCGCCACCAGGTTCAGGTAGAAGGGTTGCGGGGGGCCCACGGGCGCCGTCTCGTACACGGGGGAGAGGCGGCAAAGGCGGGTCTTGGGCAAGCGGGAAAGGCGGGACAGGGCGGCCAGGAGGTAGCCCGCCCGGTCCCCCAGGTTGGAACCCAGGCCCACGTAGGCCAGCACCCCTAAAGTCTATCCCGTTGACACCGGGGAAAAGCCCCCCTACCCTGGAAGGGAGATGGCCGCCCGGCGCAAACCCTAGCACGGCCTGGGAAGCCTGGCTTCCCGGGCCCGTCCCGGGGGCTTTTCTTTATGGGGGTGCACATGGTACGGGAAGACTGGCAAACGCTTCTTGAGGCAGAGCTCACCCTGGACACCGGGGTCTACACCAAGCACCACCTCCTCCTGGTCCGGGGCCAAGGGGCCAGGGTGTGGGACGCCGAGGGCAACGCGTACATAGACTGCGTGGGCGGCTACGGGGTGGCCAACCTAGGCCACAGCAACCCCGAGGTGGTGGAGGCGGTGAAGCGGCAGGCGGAAACCCTCATGAGCATGCCCCAGACCCTCCCCACCCCCATGCGGGGGAGTTCTACCGCACCCTGGTTTCCCTGCTCCCCCCTGAGCTCAACCGGGTCTTCCCGGTGAACTCCGGCACCGAGGCCAACGAGGCGGCCCTCAAGTTCGCCCGGGCCCACACGGGGCGGAAGAAGTTCGTGGCCGCCATGCGGGGCTTCTCCGGCAGGACCATGGGCAGCCTCTCCGTCACCTGGGAGCCCAAGTACCGGGAGCCCTTCCTGCCCTTGGTGGAGCCCGTGGCCTTCATCCCCTATAACGACGTGGAGGCCCTTAAGCGCGCGGTGGACGAGGAGACGGCCGCGGTCATCCTCGAGCCCGTCCAGGGGGAAGGTGGGGTGCGCCCCGCCACCCGGGAGTTCCTCCAGGCGGCGCGGGAGATCACCCAGGAAAAGGGTGCCCTCCTCATCCTGGACGAGATCCAGACCGGCATGGGCCGCACGGGGAAGCGCTTTGCCTTTGAGCACTACGGGATCGTGCCCGACATCCTCACCCTGGCCAAGGCCATCGGGGGCGGGGTGCCCTTGGGCGTGGCGGTGATGCGGGAGGAGGTGGCGAAGAGCATGCCCAAGGGGGGCCACGGCACCACCTTCGGCGGCAATCCCCTGGCCATGGCCGCCGGGGTGGCGGCCCTGCGCTACCTGGAACGCACGCGGCTTTGGGAGCGGGCGGCGGAGCTTGGCCCCTGGTTTATGGAAAAGCTTCGGGAAATTCCCTCCCCCAAGATCCGGGAGGTGCGGGGCCTGGGCCTCATGGTGGGCCTGGAGCTCAAGGAGAAGGTGGCCCCCTACATTGAACGCCTGGAGAAGGAGCACCGCATCCTCACCCTCCAGGCGGGGCCCACGGTGATCCGCTTCCTGCCGCCCCTCGTCATTGAGAAGGAGGACCTGGAAAGGGTGGTGGAGGCGGTCAAGGCGGTGCTCCTGGCATGATGGCCTTGGACCCCGTGGAGTTCCTCAAGGGGGCCCTGGAGATCCCCTCCCCC encodes:
- a CDS encoding RNA-binding protein S1 gives rise to the protein MELEAGSIVEGRVVRVTDFGAFVELPGGEQGLVHISQIAHEFVKNVRDFLNEGDIVQVMVKGRDAKGRLDLSIKDLTPAPEGAPPPRPRRLPKQSPEFENKLKSFLRGTGGFGGGKGKKGGRKKR
- the folK gene encoding 2-amino-4-hydroxy-6-hydroxymethyldihydropteridine diphosphokinase codes for the protein MLAYVGLGSNLGDRAGYLLAALSRLSRLPKTRLCRLSPVYETAPVGPPQPFYLNLVAELDTGLGPRELLQALLEVEKALGRERKERWGPRTIDLDLLLYGDLVLEEEGLQVPHPRLHERAFVLVPLVDLLPEGRHPTLGVRFAELLAALDASGVSLLVL